The genomic segment CCCTGATTTATCACAAAAATCCCTTCAATCAAAGCAAAATAATCCGAAAAATTTCTTGAGAATGTTTTTCTATCTCCTCAATATTGCTATGTTTTTACCCCTATTTTTCCTCACTCTGAATTGCTGTTACGATGCAATAACGTACCTCTTTTTATGCGTATAGCGTACAGTATAAACACCTTACTCAGCGTAAAGATTTCATCCAGGTAGCTGAATCTGCTTCCACATAGGTGCTACTTGTGCACTCTCCGGATTGCCATTCCAGATAAGAAGCTGTAAATCATGAGCGGCCAGTGAGCTTACCTTCCCACTCTCATTGGGCCACCAGCTAAACTTTCCCTTCGACAACCGCTTACAGCATAGCCAAAACCCTTGCCCGTCATATACTAACACCTTTATGGCTGTCCTTCTGCGATTGCGAAATACAAATACCCATCCCGAAAAGGGATCAGCCCCCATCACCTGCCGACATACCCTTGACAGACCATCAATCCCTCGACGAAAATCCACTGCTTCTACCGCTACCAATATCCTCATCTGAGGGGTGAGCTGGATCATGTGTCTCTCCCCCAAAATGCTTTAGCTATTTCCAAAAGATTAAAGTTAGCTCCTCCTCCCTTGAGATGTACCCTCAGTCTGCCTCCCTTCTGGTCTTCCATCTCCATCACATACTCGGTATCAGATTCCGGCTTGCTTACCTCATCAGACTCTGGCCTGCTTACTGCAACCTCTACAAAATGGTAAGACCTCCCTTCCTCCCGATACTCATTACCACTGCTGGCTTGAACCCTCCTCTTGAGTTCTCTGTGATTCAGCCTCAATACTGTGGATATCCGGCCAACAGGATAGTCTCTTGCCAGACTTACCGCTGCCTCCCACAACGCTTCTGGCACCCGCTCGCGGCACCTCCTGGTATTACGCCATGCTATAAACTGCTCCTGGATTTCCTCTATGGTTGGCTTAACCACTGGTAGGTATTCTTGTTTCATAGGCTATCCTCCCTTATCTCAGTCTGTTGGATAACCTAATGATAATGCATTCTTATTCAATTTTCATGCAGGCTTGCCGGAAGGACACAACCATAGCGGAAAGCACGGTGAGAAAACAGGGTCTCTCGCATGGTCTTGCCCATGACCTTAAGAAACTTCTGGCCCCGGTGGCTCATACCGAAAGGGCAAAAAGGGCCCATGACCAGCTTATTGCTTTCGTAGCGGAGCAATCATTAAAGGCCAAACCAGATGAGCGCCTTTTGGGAAGTAGCGAAGTGATTGAATCGGTCTTTGGAAAATTGAAGCGACTGGAACAAGATCAGGCAAGGAGTGGGTTCACTGCCCTTGCACTGAGTATTGGTGCTATAGTTTCCACAACGACCAAAGAGGTTATTCAAAAAGCTTTACAAACGGTTCCCACAAAAAAGATCCTTATCTGGTGCAAGGAAAAACTTGGACAATCTGTGCAAGCAAAGAGAAGAAAGGCACTTGCACCTTCTGAAAAAACGGAACAAAAACCGGATCAATCCAGGAAGGTAGCATGATCATCTTTTCATCAGCCCGGTATGAGGAGATGGCTTTTAAAGAAAACAGGATGTTTTCTCTCCTATGCTTGGAATACATACTTACTACTTTACTAACCTTCTCAGGGCTTCTACAGCCACCCGCATGGTTTTCTCCTCAGCCGGAGAAATTGCATCCTCCTGGATCTGGTTTTCGACCACCCGGTTGACGATGACACCGCTGATGCATCCGGCGCGAAGTCCGAGAGCGCTGCAAACGGTGAAGAGCGTCGACGATTCCATCTCGTAATTCAAAACTCCCAGCGTTTGCCACTCCTTAAGGCTCCCCTGAAACTTCCTGATGACGCTGCCGGAAAAGGAATCATACCGTTCCTGGCCGGGATAAAAGCTGTCGGAGGAGGCAGTGATACCGACATGGTGGGGTATATTCAATGACCGAGCGGCAGCAACCAGGGCCTGAACGATCAGGTAATGGGCCACGGCAGGGTATTCGATCGGTGCGTAGTGAGTTGATGTGCCATCCAGCCGGACCGAAGCGGTGGTGATAATTACATCCTGCACCTGAATATTTTTCTGGATAGCGCCGGTTGTGCCGATGCGGATGAAGGTGTCCACTCCGAGCATGGCCAGTTCTTCGACCACAATGGCTGTCGATGGCCCGCCAATGCCTGTGGACATGGTCAGTACGGGAACCGTATCCAGGTAGCCCAGAAATGAGGTGAATTCCCGATGACTGGCAAGATGCCTGGCCTGCCGGTCATACGAGAGGGCGATCTTTTCCACCCGTGCGGGATCACCCGGCAGGAGAGCAAATTCTGCTCCCTCCAGCATCTCCTGGTGGAGTTTAAGATGGTAGACCGTTTTCATGAGGTGGTCTCATCCTGCAAGATTCTCTTGACGAATTCCTGATAAATCTCTTCACTGAGAGACTGGCTTGCATGCAGCTTTTCGAGCTGTGCCCGCACCTGTTCGCTGGTGAGTATCCCTTCGCGGTAGAGATGGTATAAATTCCCGGCCATCCCCTGCTGTATTCCCTGTTGTATTCCCTGTTGTATTCCCTGCTCAAGGCCCTGCTCGATAGCTTTGGTTATCGCCCCTCGCTGGTCCTGGATAAATATCTCCCTCCGCTCCTGGTCATCCAGTTCTTCACGGGTCAGGTTGGCTTTGTTGGCTATCTGGAAGGCATGAGATATAGGCTGCTCAACTGCCAGAGTCCGGGGGATAAAATCCAGCGAACCCGCTTCCTTGAGGAAGTATATCCATTTATCGGTAATATCGCCAAGTTGCTCGTCGGTTTTGGTAAACTTGGGCAGCTCAATGAATACCAGCTCAAGGTCCGAATTTTTATATTCAAAGAATTCATCCTTTTCTATGAGGCGGAAGCTGCTGATGATCTGAGCGGTTTTGGGAAACATGACAAAA from the bacterium genome contains:
- a CDS encoding Rpn family recombination-promoting nuclease/putative transposase; protein product: MRFLNPKTDFAFKRIFGSSESKDILISFINAMLRFSPEHEIVDLTIIDPYLAPKIKGMKDTYLDVKARSRDGREFIIEMQVLNVAGFEKRVLYNAAKSYSTQIENAEKYLNLNPVIAITITDFVMFPKTAQIISSFRLIEKDEFFEYKNSDLELVFIELPKFTKTDEQLGDITDKWIYFLKEAGSLDFIPRTLAVEQPISHAFQIANKANLTREELDDQERREIFIQDQRGAITKAIEQGLEQGIQQGIQQGIQQGMAGNLYHLYREGILTSEQVRAQLEKLHASQSLSEEIYQEFVKRILQDETTS
- the tnpB gene encoding IS66 family insertion sequence element accessory protein TnpB (TnpB, as the term is used for proteins encoded by IS66 family insertion elements, is considered an accessory protein, since TnpC, encoded by a neighboring gene, is a DDE family transposase.) — translated: MIQLTPQMRILVAVEAVDFRRGIDGLSRVCRQVMGADPFSGWVFVFRNRRRTAIKVLVYDGQGFWLCCKRLSKGKFSWWPNESGKVSSLAAHDLQLLIWNGNPESAQVAPMWKQIQLPG
- the udp gene encoding uridine phosphorylase produces the protein MKTVYHLKLHQEMLEGAEFALLPGDPARVEKIALSYDRQARHLASHREFTSFLGYLDTVPVLTMSTGIGGPSTAIVVEELAMLGVDTFIRIGTTGAIQKNIQVQDVIITTASVRLDGTSTHYAPIEYPAVAHYLIVQALVAAARSLNIPHHVGITASSDSFYPGQERYDSFSGSVIRKFQGSLKEWQTLGVLNYEMESSTLFTVCSALGLRAGCISGVIVNRVVENQIQEDAISPAEEKTMRVAVEALRRLVK